The following coding sequences lie in one Arachis hypogaea cultivar Tifrunner chromosome 9, arahy.Tifrunner.gnm2.J5K5, whole genome shotgun sequence genomic window:
- the LOC112710763 gene encoding uncharacterized protein, translating to MALALMLKVKNVFIFVALLFIAMFCCFSDGELQEQSIAKVLSCFENNRIYSQCNEAYRLNPSGNINIPLQATDSFCSGPCLSETRLVLNCINDMLSNFVFYNKATAQQMRNALDAGCSFSRERGNFNLGDYIRQETNNACKFPTLIRFYLFILWPVVVHVM from the exons ATGGCATTAGCACTGATGTTGAAGGTAAAAAATGTGTTCATTTTTGTTGCTTTGCTTTTCATTGCAATGTTTTGCTGCTTCTCAGATGGGGAGCTGCAGGAGCAAAGCATAGCAAAGGTCTTGTCGTGCTTCGAAAATAACCGT ATTTATTCTCAGTGCAATGAAGCATATAGATTAAACCCATCTGGGAATATTAACATACCACTGCAGGCCACTGATTCTTTCTGCAGTGGACCATGCCTTTCTGAAACACGGTTAGTACTTAATTGCATCAATGACATGCTATCTAATTTTGTATTCTACAACAAAGCCACCGCACAACAGATGAGAAATGCCCTGGATGCTGGCTGCAGCTTTTCTAGAGAAAGAG GGAACTTCAATTTGGGAGACTACATTAGGCAAGAGACAAATAATGCTTGCAAGTTTCCAACATTGATCAGATTCTATCTCTTCATCCTGTGGCCAGTAGTGGTTCATGTTATGTGA